The Kocuria sp. TGY1127_2 genome includes a window with the following:
- a CDS encoding pyruvate carboxylase produces MFSKILVANRGEIAIRAYRAAYELGAKTVGVFPYEDRHSIHRQQADEAYPIGEEGHPVRAYLDVEEIIRVAKEAGVDAIYPGYGFLSENPELAKAAEREGITFIGPPADVLDLAGNKVEALKAARRAGIPVLDSTEPSADKEKLIQEAEEIGFPIFVKAVAGGGGRGMRRVNSREELPDALSAAMREAETAFGDPTVFLEQAVLRPRHIEVQILADGDGNTVHLFERDCSLQRRHQKVVEIAPAPHLDEEIRQALYRDAVKFAKELGYANAGTVEFLVDTVGERAGQHVFIEMNPRIQVEHTVTEEITDIDLVQSQMRIAAGETLEDLGISQDTLRIRGAALQCRITTEDPTNGFRPDVGKINAYRSAGGAGVRLDGGTVYAGAEISPHFDSMLCKVTCRGKDFQTAVQRAQRALAEFRIRGVATNIPFVAAVLEDPVFQAGDVSTPFIDEHPELLTKKHSSDRGTRALTYLANVTVNQPHGPRIEGIDPRTKLPRFPGDKVEEPFRSPFDGSDHVPPNGWRQKLLEVGPEGFAKALREYKPLAVTDTTFRDAHQSLLATRIRTRDMLAAAPAVAHVTPELFSMEAWGGATYDVALRFLGEDPWERLRLLREAMPNIPIQMLLRGRNTVGYTPYPTDVTDAFVQEAAATGVDIFRIFDALNDVSQMEPAIKAVRETGTAVAEVAMCYTGNLLDPDEKIYTLDYYLDLAQQIVDAGAHILAIKDMAGLLRPEAARRLVTALREKFHDIPVHLHTHDTAGGQLATLLAASEAGVDAVDVACAAMAGTTSQPSASALVAAMANTERDTGISLDAMSSLEPYWESVRSIYAPFEKGLTAPTGRVYQHEIPGGQLTNLRQQAIALGLEEHFEEIEDMYTQANRMLGNIVKVTPSSKVVGDLALQLVGMKVDPAQFEENPAKFDIPASVISFLNGELGTPPAGWPEPFRSKALEGRKAEPEITELSKEDKEALRGDSQTRRATLNRLLFPGPTKDFEEAVEEFGDISVLHTRDYLYGMVEGREHVISLGKGVRLLATLQAISEPNEKGFRSVMCTLNGQQRSIEVRDESVESDFKAAEKADTSNPGHVAAPFAGAVTISVSEGDEVKEGDQIATIEAMKMEASITSPISGKVSRVMFNDIRQVAGGDLVIAVETK; encoded by the coding sequence ATGTTCTCTAAGATCCTGGTCGCCAACCGTGGCGAGATCGCGATCCGCGCATACCGAGCCGCATATGAGCTCGGGGCCAAGACGGTTGGCGTGTTTCCCTACGAAGACCGTCACTCCATACATCGTCAGCAGGCCGACGAGGCCTACCCGATCGGTGAAGAAGGGCATCCCGTACGGGCCTACCTCGATGTCGAGGAAATCATCCGCGTAGCCAAGGAAGCCGGCGTCGACGCCATCTACCCGGGATACGGTTTCCTCTCGGAAAACCCTGAATTGGCCAAAGCGGCCGAACGAGAAGGCATTACCTTCATCGGGCCCCCGGCTGACGTCCTGGATCTGGCAGGGAACAAGGTCGAGGCGCTCAAAGCGGCCCGCCGCGCAGGGATTCCCGTCCTGGACTCGACCGAGCCCTCCGCGGACAAGGAAAAGCTCATCCAGGAAGCCGAAGAAATCGGCTTCCCAATATTCGTCAAGGCCGTAGCCGGAGGCGGCGGTCGCGGTATGCGTCGAGTGAATTCGCGGGAAGAACTCCCGGATGCGCTATCGGCAGCAATGCGCGAGGCAGAAACCGCCTTCGGGGATCCAACGGTATTCCTCGAGCAAGCGGTACTCCGGCCCCGCCACATCGAGGTCCAGATCCTGGCAGACGGTGACGGGAATACGGTCCACCTCTTCGAACGCGATTGTTCGCTGCAGCGTCGCCATCAAAAAGTCGTCGAGATCGCGCCGGCGCCCCATCTGGACGAGGAGATCCGCCAGGCGCTGTACCGAGATGCCGTCAAGTTCGCGAAGGAACTTGGCTACGCCAATGCGGGAACCGTGGAATTCCTCGTGGATACCGTGGGCGAACGGGCCGGTCAGCACGTATTCATTGAGATGAATCCGCGTATCCAGGTCGAGCACACCGTGACCGAGGAAATCACGGATATCGACCTCGTCCAGTCCCAGATGCGGATCGCCGCAGGGGAGACCCTCGAGGATCTCGGAATCAGTCAGGACACGCTTCGCATTCGCGGCGCAGCCCTGCAATGCCGCATTACCACCGAGGATCCGACCAATGGATTCCGGCCGGATGTCGGCAAGATCAATGCGTACCGGTCCGCCGGTGGCGCCGGGGTGCGCCTGGACGGCGGCACGGTCTACGCGGGGGCCGAAATCTCGCCCCACTTCGACTCGATGCTCTGCAAGGTCACCTGTCGAGGCAAGGATTTCCAAACCGCTGTCCAGCGCGCACAACGTGCGCTCGCTGAATTCCGTATCCGCGGCGTGGCCACCAACATCCCCTTCGTAGCGGCCGTACTCGAGGACCCGGTATTCCAAGCGGGCGATGTCTCGACCCCGTTCATCGACGAGCATCCCGAGCTCCTGACCAAGAAGCATTCATCGGACCGCGGGACCCGCGCTCTGACCTACTTGGCCAACGTCACGGTCAATCAGCCCCATGGTCCGCGCATCGAAGGCATTGATCCTCGTACTAAACTTCCCCGCTTCCCTGGGGACAAGGTCGAGGAACCATTCCGCAGTCCTTTCGACGGATCCGACCACGTTCCTCCGAACGGTTGGCGCCAGAAGCTCCTCGAGGTGGGGCCCGAAGGATTCGCCAAGGCCCTGCGCGAGTACAAACCGCTAGCCGTGACAGACACGACTTTCCGGGACGCACATCAGTCGCTGCTGGCCACGCGTATTCGCACGCGTGACATGTTGGCCGCGGCTCCCGCCGTCGCTCACGTGACGCCCGAGTTGTTCTCCATGGAGGCCTGGGGAGGCGCAACGTACGACGTCGCCCTTCGCTTCCTCGGCGAGGATCCGTGGGAGCGCCTTCGTCTTCTCCGCGAAGCAATGCCGAATATCCCGATCCAAATGCTTCTGCGCGGTCGCAACACCGTCGGTTACACGCCGTACCCCACGGACGTGACCGATGCCTTTGTACAGGAAGCCGCGGCGACGGGCGTCGATATCTTCAGGATCTTCGATGCGCTCAACGACGTTTCGCAGATGGAACCTGCCATCAAGGCAGTTCGCGAGACGGGGACCGCTGTAGCCGAGGTCGCCATGTGCTACACCGGCAATCTGCTGGACCCGGACGAGAAGATCTACACGCTGGATTACTACCTCGATCTGGCCCAGCAGATTGTGGATGCGGGGGCGCACATTCTTGCGATCAAGGACATGGCTGGGCTGCTGCGTCCTGAGGCGGCTCGCCGACTGGTTACGGCGTTGAGGGAGAAGTTCCACGACATCCCGGTCCATCTGCACACGCACGATACCGCCGGTGGTCAGCTGGCTACCTTGCTCGCGGCTTCGGAAGCTGGGGTCGACGCCGTCGACGTGGCTTGCGCGGCCATGGCCGGGACCACGAGCCAGCCCTCGGCCTCGGCGCTGGTCGCGGCCATGGCGAATACCGAGCGCGACACGGGGATCTCCCTCGATGCCATGTCCTCGTTGGAACCGTACTGGGAATCCGTCCGCTCGATCTATGCGCCGTTCGAGAAGGGACTCACGGCCCCTACCGGTCGCGTGTACCAACACGAAATCCCCGGCGGCCAGCTGACCAACCTGCGTCAGCAAGCTATTGCCTTGGGCCTCGAAGAACACTTCGAAGAGATCGAGGACATGTACACCCAGGCGAACCGGATGCTCGGCAACATCGTCAAGGTGACACCCTCTTCCAAGGTCGTTGGCGACTTGGCCCTTCAGCTCGTCGGCATGAAGGTCGATCCTGCTCAGTTCGAGGAGAACCCGGCAAAGTTCGATATTCCGGCGTCGGTCATCAGCTTCCTCAATGGCGAGCTGGGGACCCCGCCCGCGGGATGGCCCGAACCCTTCAGGTCCAAAGCGCTCGAAGGGCGCAAAGCCGAGCCTGAAATCACCGAGTTGTCCAAGGAGGACAAGGAGGCGCTCCGCGGTGATTCGCAAACACGCCGAGCGACCTTGAACCGTCTGCTGTTCCCCGGCCCGACCAAGGATTTCGAGGAAGCCGTCGAGGAATTCGGCGATATCTCGGTACTGCATACTCGCGATTACCTGTACGGAATGGTGGAGGGGCGCGAGCACGTCATCTCGCTGGGCAAAGGCGTTCGCCTGCTCGCAACCTTGCAGGCGATCTCCGAACCCAACGAGAAGGGCTTCCGTTCAGTAATGTGCACGCTCAACGGACAGCAACGCTCGATTGAGGTGCGGGACGAATCGGTTGAGTCCGACTTCAAGGCGGCCGAGAAAGCAGACACATCGAATCCAGGACACGTGGCGGCACCCTTCGCAGGGGCGGTGACGATCTCGGTTTCCGAAGGCGACGAGGTCAAGGAAGGCGATCAGATCGCAACCATCGAAGCCATGAAGATGGAAGCGTCGATCACCTCCCCGATTTCCGGCAAGGTGTCCCGGGTGATGTTCAACGACATCCGTCAGGTCGCCGGCGGAGATCTCGTGATCGCGGTGGAGACGAAGTAG
- a CDS encoding ParA family protein produces the protein MTQVVSISSLKGGVGKTSVTLGLASAAATRGLSTLVVDLDPHGDASTGLAVSTHTSDGADAATVLRSPRKKSVESSCVPAGWQSDRSSAGNPRLDVVVGSSGSVAFDHLPPTRKNLSRLRNALSHTNRYDLVLIDCPPTLNTLTMIAWAASQKVLAVAEPSLFSVAGTERTMRAIARFESESEFKVQAASVVVNKAQRDSAEHQYRVEEMQGMFGKLMVAPTIADSTVWQQVQGSASPIHAWTGNEEAAAMAEAFDTILEGLVTS, from the coding sequence GTGACGCAGGTTGTCAGTATCAGCTCCCTCAAAGGCGGGGTTGGAAAGACCTCCGTTACCTTGGGCTTGGCCTCTGCCGCGGCCACCCGGGGTCTCAGCACGTTGGTCGTGGACCTGGACCCTCATGGAGACGCCAGTACAGGTTTGGCCGTCTCCACGCACACTTCCGACGGGGCCGACGCTGCCACGGTATTACGCTCCCCCAGGAAGAAATCCGTCGAATCGAGCTGCGTACCCGCCGGATGGCAATCGGACCGCTCATCGGCCGGGAATCCTCGGCTTGATGTGGTCGTCGGTTCTTCCGGCTCGGTAGCATTCGATCATCTGCCTCCGACCCGAAAGAACCTGAGTCGACTGCGGAACGCGCTCTCTCACACCAATCGCTACGATTTGGTGCTGATCGACTGCCCGCCAACACTCAACACCTTGACCATGATTGCCTGGGCCGCGTCCCAGAAGGTTCTGGCCGTGGCAGAACCGAGCCTGTTCTCCGTGGCCGGCACCGAGCGGACTATGCGCGCTATCGCGCGATTCGAGTCGGAGAGCGAGTTCAAAGTTCAGGCGGCGAGCGTGGTGGTGAATAAGGCGCAACGCGATTCCGCAGAACATCAGTACCGCGTCGAAGAGATGCAGGGCATGTTTGGCAAACTCATGGTCGCACCGACCATCGCGGACAGCACCGTGTGGCAGCAAGTTCAAGGGTCCGCATCGCCCATTCACGCATGGACGGGGAATGAGGAAGCCGCGGCGATGGCCGAAGCCTTCGACACGATCCTCGAAGGACTCGTCACAAGCTAG
- a CDS encoding MerR family transcriptional regulator has protein sequence MEGIVPAPPTGRQGMLFDDDLVALDENIGYRGPVACKAAGITYRQLDYWARTKLVEPTVRGAKGSGTQRLYSFRDVLVLKIVKRLLDTGVSLQQIRSSVEHLRTRGVEDLAQITLMSDGASVYECTSPDEVIDLVQAGQGVFGIAVGRVWRELENNLSTMPGEDMRGPLEESEEDFPGDELSARRAARNNVAG, from the coding sequence ATGGAAGGGATCGTTCCGGCGCCCCCTACTGGCCGACAGGGGATGCTTTTCGATGACGACCTCGTGGCCCTCGATGAGAATATCGGATACCGAGGCCCCGTAGCCTGCAAAGCCGCGGGTATCACGTACCGTCAGCTGGATTATTGGGCTCGGACCAAACTCGTTGAACCGACGGTCCGGGGGGCCAAGGGGTCGGGCACCCAGCGCCTTTACTCCTTTCGAGATGTCCTGGTACTGAAGATTGTCAAACGTCTTCTAGACACCGGTGTATCTCTCCAACAGATCCGGTCGTCCGTCGAGCACTTGCGTACCCGCGGTGTGGAAGACCTGGCTCAGATCACGCTGATGTCGGACGGTGCGAGCGTCTACGAGTGCACCTCACCCGACGAAGTGATCGATCTCGTACAGGCAGGCCAGGGGGTCTTCGGGATCGCCGTGGGAAGGGTCTGGCGCGAACTCGAGAACAACCTCTCAACCATGCCTGGGGAGGATATGCGGGGACCGCTCGAGGAATCCGAAGAGGATTTTCCTGGGGACGAGCTGTCCGCGCGGCGCGCGGCGCGCAATAACGTTGCGGGCTAG
- a CDS encoding MerR family transcriptional regulator yields the protein MSTTPEQQATEEPSEENSARQAKDKTIGQVLSHLEGSFPGLSASKIRFLEDRGLVFPQRTNTGYRKYSSEDIERLRYVLTLQRDQYLPLKVIKEKVDELERQGFPRDGEASAAGEPGVADAPPRPEKHRRYTIRELSRHTSVDLPMLRELINYGLIEEGPDGTFDEYAARVTALCSQLTAHGLQPRHLRPFRAAADREVALVGQTIAPMASRRDERSREKASETAREISALCTNLHATLVADQVDKSW from the coding sequence ATGTCGACGACACCCGAACAGCAAGCTACTGAGGAGCCTTCCGAAGAAAACTCCGCGAGGCAGGCCAAGGACAAGACTATTGGTCAGGTGCTCAGCCATCTTGAGGGCTCGTTTCCCGGGCTCAGCGCGTCCAAAATCCGGTTCCTTGAAGATCGTGGTCTCGTGTTTCCCCAACGGACCAATACGGGGTACCGCAAGTACTCGAGCGAAGACATCGAACGCTTGCGTTACGTGCTGACCCTGCAACGCGACCAGTATCTTCCCTTGAAAGTCATCAAGGAAAAAGTCGATGAGCTCGAACGCCAAGGTTTTCCCCGGGACGGCGAGGCATCCGCAGCTGGGGAGCCCGGTGTCGCGGATGCTCCGCCCCGGCCGGAGAAGCATCGCCGGTACACCATCCGGGAGCTGTCACGCCACACGTCGGTGGACTTGCCGATGCTGCGGGAATTGATCAATTACGGGTTGATCGAAGAAGGGCCTGACGGGACCTTCGATGAGTACGCCGCACGGGTCACGGCCCTGTGTTCCCAGCTCACCGCCCATGGGCTCCAGCCCAGGCATTTGCGCCCGTTCCGGGCAGCCGCGGATCGTGAGGTCGCCTTGGTCGGGCAGACTATTGCGCCGATGGCCAGCCGTCGTGACGAGCGATCACGGGAGAAAGCTTCGGAAACTGCGCGTGAAATCTCAGCCCTGTGCACCAATCTTCACGCCACGCTGGTCGCCGACCAAGTGGATAAGTCTTGGTAG
- a CDS encoding FHA domain-containing protein, with protein MTDHREPSPDTTVFGVTSTSASAGHKRPLAKEEIAAIKALPSESALLIAQEGPQHSARFLLDAGMAQSGGADDGIVAGRHPEADIFLDDVTVSRRHALFQFNAGRFDLTDVGSLNGTYVNGDRVDHVTLKNGDEVRIGKFAFIYYASDAQ; from the coding sequence ATGACCGATCATCGTGAACCGAGCCCTGACACAACCGTCTTCGGCGTCACCTCAACGAGCGCGAGTGCTGGCCACAAGCGTCCGCTTGCCAAGGAAGAGATCGCCGCTATCAAAGCGCTGCCTTCGGAATCTGCGCTTCTGATTGCCCAAGAGGGACCGCAGCACAGCGCACGGTTCCTTCTCGACGCAGGAATGGCCCAGTCCGGCGGAGCTGACGACGGAATCGTCGCAGGCAGGCATCCCGAAGCCGACATATTCCTGGACGACGTCACGGTTTCGCGCAGACACGCCCTGTTTCAGTTCAACGCGGGTCGTTTCGACCTCACCGATGTCGGCTCCCTCAACGGGACTTACGTCAACGGGGACCGTGTGGATCATGTGACTCTCAAGAACGGCGATGAGGTGCGTATCGGAAAATTCGCCTTCATCTACTACGCGAGCGACGCTCAGTAG
- the gcvH gene encoding glycine cleavage system protein GcvH produces the protein MSNIPAELSYTSEHEWVSAADSEGVVTVGITDHAQDSLGDVVYVDLPENGSTFEAGESFGEVESTKSVSDLYMPISGEIVDVNEALADQPESLNSDPYDAGWLVRIRPSDPESLKGLLDAAAYEGEIA, from the coding sequence ATGAGCAATATTCCCGCCGAGCTTTCTTACACTTCCGAGCACGAATGGGTCTCGGCCGCCGATTCCGAGGGTGTCGTCACCGTAGGCATCACCGATCACGCACAGGATTCTCTGGGCGATGTCGTCTACGTCGACCTTCCGGAAAACGGCTCAACCTTCGAAGCCGGCGAGTCCTTTGGAGAAGTGGAGTCCACCAAGTCCGTCTCTGACCTCTACATGCCGATTTCAGGTGAGATCGTTGACGTCAATGAGGCGCTCGCTGACCAGCCCGAAAGCTTGAATTCCGATCCGTATGACGCCGGCTGGCTCGTCAGGATCCGCCCATCCGATCCCGAGTCGCTCAAGGGTCTCCTGGATGCGGCAGCCTATGAAGGCGAAATCGCCTGA
- a CDS encoding bifunctional proline dehydrogenase/L-glutamate gamma-semialdehyde dehydrogenase, which yields MAQEAGKIVKGWLNASRDVPEDKAAAQLAGVLKDPHGLEFTVGFVDEVIRPEDDAAAGRNLGRLAPIVPKFLPPHLRAAVKAGGVVAPKVSWPTIPLARKAMRDMVGHLIVDARDEKLGPAIKHLTAGGNKLNINLLGEAVLGNEEAERRLRETERLLRRDDVDYVSIKVSAVSGPHSPWSFDAVVERAVERLTPLYEYAAQSGTPKFINMDMEEYKDLDMTMEVFTRILDQPQLKNLEAGIVLQAYLPDTLEAMERLQKWATKRVDNGGARIKVRLVKGANLSLEMVEAVVHKWPLTTWDSKEATDTNYKRVLDYALRPEHTKNIRVGVAGHNLFDIAFSWLLAQHRGVLGDVEYEMLIGMAAQQAEVVRRDVGQLLLYTPVVRPEEFDVAISYLVRRLEENASSENFMSAIFDLNDSQFLFDREKARFERSLEKVTSEVPPPNRQQNRAEENVDNVFSPGESFDNTPDTDTSLAHNRAWGNQILERARTSDLGKKLIQDSVLTSESQVEEAIARAKKAGEEWGARPAHERAEILRKAGRVLGAKRAELLEVMASEAGKLLDQGDPEVSEAIDFANYYAGLAEALENVDGAQYHPSKVTVVTPPWNFPVAIPTGSTLAALASGSSVLFKPAGESKRCGAVIADALWEAGVPKDVLQLVQLSERDLGRTLVSHPDIDRLILTGGYETAELFRSFRKDLPLLGETSGKNSIIVTPNADLDLAAKDVVASAFGHAGQKCSACSTVILVGSAASSKRFRNQLVDAVKSLHIAYPTDIRSEMGPVIKAPEGKLLRGLTTLGEGEQWIIEPKQLDESGKLWSPGVRAGVKPGSEYHMTEYFGPILGVMTAKTLEEAIELQNAPEYGLTAGLHSLNSDELAVWLDRVEAGNLYVNRGITGAIVRRQPFGGWKKSTVGSGTKAGGPNYLVALGEWTTKPATAIASPSNDNVKQLLNRAREPHALTREQIEFLSRAASADAEAWGTEFGVRHDPSQLGIERNILRYVPQKVHVRADDDASLAETLRVVAAGLAAEAPIELSVSRQLPVYVRGALDSAGVNITVETDDAWRTALRGIRDIKPADLDGTRFEGCRIRYVGSDPESVFEALNGRPDVAVYHGQVTEAGRIEMLPFVREQAVSITAHRFGNPNHFSDGVI from the coding sequence ATGGCCCAAGAGGCCGGAAAAATCGTCAAAGGGTGGCTGAACGCTTCCCGCGACGTTCCCGAGGACAAGGCAGCAGCTCAGCTTGCCGGAGTTCTCAAAGATCCACACGGACTCGAATTCACTGTTGGCTTCGTTGACGAGGTCATACGTCCAGAGGACGACGCAGCGGCCGGACGCAACCTCGGCCGCCTGGCCCCCATTGTTCCCAAATTCCTCCCGCCCCATCTGCGCGCGGCCGTGAAAGCGGGCGGTGTTGTCGCCCCCAAGGTTTCTTGGCCCACGATCCCTCTGGCCAGGAAGGCCATGCGGGACATGGTCGGACACCTGATCGTGGATGCCCGGGACGAGAAGCTCGGACCGGCCATCAAGCACTTAACGGCCGGCGGAAATAAGCTCAACATCAACCTGTTGGGCGAAGCAGTCCTCGGCAACGAGGAAGCCGAACGCCGTCTGCGCGAAACCGAGCGACTGCTGCGTCGGGACGACGTCGATTACGTCTCGATCAAGGTCTCTGCGGTTTCCGGCCCCCACTCTCCCTGGTCTTTCGATGCTGTGGTCGAGCGCGCCGTCGAACGCCTGACTCCGCTCTACGAATACGCTGCTCAATCCGGCACCCCGAAGTTCATCAATATGGACATGGAGGAGTACAAGGACCTCGACATGACGATGGAGGTCTTCACCCGGATCCTCGATCAGCCCCAGCTCAAGAATCTCGAGGCAGGGATCGTCCTTCAGGCCTATCTGCCGGACACTCTCGAAGCCATGGAGCGCTTGCAAAAGTGGGCCACAAAACGCGTTGACAACGGTGGGGCACGGATCAAGGTTCGTTTGGTCAAGGGAGCCAATCTGTCCCTCGAAATGGTCGAAGCCGTAGTCCACAAGTGGCCGCTGACAACGTGGGATTCCAAGGAAGCCACCGACACCAACTACAAGCGCGTTCTCGATTACGCTCTCCGACCGGAGCACACCAAGAACATTCGCGTGGGCGTGGCCGGTCACAATCTGTTCGACATCGCATTCTCCTGGCTGTTGGCTCAACACCGTGGAGTCCTCGGCGATGTCGAATACGAGATGCTGATTGGCATGGCCGCCCAGCAAGCCGAGGTCGTCCGCCGTGACGTTGGCCAGTTGCTCCTTTACACCCCAGTCGTTCGGCCCGAGGAATTCGACGTCGCCATCTCATATCTGGTCCGTCGCCTCGAGGAGAACGCCTCGAGTGAGAACTTCATGTCGGCTATCTTCGATCTGAACGACAGTCAGTTCCTGTTCGACCGAGAAAAGGCCCGCTTCGAGCGCTCCCTTGAGAAAGTCACGAGCGAGGTTCCTCCGCCGAACCGTCAGCAGAACCGTGCGGAGGAGAACGTGGACAACGTGTTCTCGCCGGGAGAATCCTTCGACAACACCCCGGATACGGATACATCGCTCGCGCACAACCGGGCCTGGGGCAACCAGATCCTGGAACGCGCCAGAACCTCGGATCTCGGCAAGAAGCTCATTCAGGATTCCGTCCTCACGAGCGAATCACAGGTCGAGGAAGCCATCGCCCGCGCCAAGAAGGCGGGTGAGGAATGGGGCGCTCGTCCCGCTCATGAGCGCGCAGAAATCTTGCGAAAGGCCGGTCGTGTACTCGGTGCCAAACGGGCAGAGTTGCTCGAGGTCATGGCATCCGAGGCGGGCAAATTGCTTGACCAGGGAGACCCCGAGGTTTCTGAAGCCATCGACTTCGCCAACTACTATGCGGGGCTCGCCGAGGCTCTCGAGAACGTCGATGGTGCGCAGTACCACCCGTCCAAGGTCACGGTCGTGACCCCTCCGTGGAACTTCCCCGTGGCGATTCCGACCGGCTCGACCCTGGCCGCGCTCGCGTCCGGTTCCTCAGTGCTCTTCAAACCGGCCGGCGAGTCGAAGAGGTGCGGTGCCGTCATCGCGGACGCTCTGTGGGAAGCGGGGGTGCCGAAGGACGTCCTGCAACTCGTGCAGTTGTCCGAACGCGATCTGGGGCGCACGCTGGTTTCCCATCCCGATATCGATCGTTTGATCCTTACCGGCGGATACGAGACGGCGGAACTGTTCCGTTCATTCCGCAAGGATCTCCCGCTTCTCGGCGAGACCTCAGGAAAGAACTCGATCATCGTCACACCGAACGCGGACTTGGACCTGGCTGCCAAAGACGTCGTCGCGTCGGCCTTCGGCCACGCGGGACAGAAGTGTTCGGCCTGCTCGACCGTGATACTTGTTGGCTCTGCCGCCAGCTCCAAGCGTTTCCGTAATCAGCTCGTCGACGCCGTGAAGTCGCTGCACATTGCATACCCCACGGATATTCGTTCCGAGATGGGGCCCGTCATCAAGGCACCGGAGGGCAAACTGCTCCGCGGGCTGACCACTTTGGGCGAGGGCGAGCAGTGGATCATTGAGCCCAAACAACTGGACGAATCCGGCAAGCTGTGGTCTCCCGGTGTCCGTGCCGGGGTCAAGCCCGGCAGCGAATATCACATGACCGAGTACTTCGGCCCGATCCTGGGTGTCATGACGGCCAAGACGCTCGAAGAAGCCATCGAGTTGCAGAACGCTCCCGAGTACGGGCTGACTGCGGGTCTCCACTCGCTCAATTCGGACGAACTGGCGGTCTGGCTCGACCGTGTCGAGGCCGGCAACCTGTACGTCAATCGCGGGATCACCGGTGCGATCGTTCGACGTCAGCCATTCGGCGGGTGGAAGAAATCGACTGTTGGCTCGGGAACTAAGGCGGGCGGACCGAATTACCTGGTCGCCTTGGGGGAGTGGACGACCAAACCGGCGACGGCAATCGCTTCTCCGTCCAATGACAATGTGAAGCAACTGCTCAACCGTGCACGGGAACCCCACGCCCTGACGCGCGAGCAAATCGAGTTCCTCTCCCGCGCCGCATCGGCCGACGCGGAGGCATGGGGCACCGAATTCGGGGTCCGGCACGACCCGTCACAGCTCGGCATTGAGCGGAACATTCTTCGTTATGTTCCGCAAAAGGTGCACGTGCGCGCCGACGACGACGCCTCGCTCGCCGAGACCTTGCGTGTCGTTGCTGCGGGACTGGCCGCAGAAGCACCGATCGAGTTGTCGGTCTCTCGTCAGCTGCCGGTTTACGTTCGTGGCGCACTGGATTCGGCGGGCGTCAACATAACCGTGGAAACCGACGACGCGTGGCGCACTGCTCTGCGCGGGATCCGGGACATCAAGCCCGCCGATCTCGACGGAACGCGATTCGAGGGCTGCCGCATTCGGTACGTCGGATCTGATCCCGAATCGGTTTTCGAGGCGCTCAATGGCCGCCCGGACGTGGCCGTCTATCACGGCCAGGTCACCGAAGCCGGTCGGATCGAGATGCTTCCGTTCGTCCGCGAGCAAGCAGTGTCCATCACGGCCCACCGCTTTGGCAACCCCAACCACTTCTCCGACGGTGTGATCTAG
- a CDS encoding LysR substrate-binding domain-containing protein, giving the protein MLDVKKLRVLQELSTRGTLAETADVLGYTPSAVSQQLTALERECGHHLLQKQGRTVNLTPKARILVEHTEKILHELELAQTALESTDQTPAGTVRLAIFQTAAMALLTDTLEALSGRYPDLRVEALQREPEAALEHTHMRDVDLVVAEQYPHHAVREFPELDSRPLNEDPVMLAVAPESDVYSIADAARSPWVMESKSNASRSWAEHVCRTAGFEPHVRFEFDDVRAHIDLVECGLAVALLPGFAWAGSTPRVRLIELPNLPHRHVFTSARRDMARRPAIEAVRRALEESAAKVKLL; this is encoded by the coding sequence ATGCTGGACGTCAAAAAACTCCGCGTCCTCCAGGAACTTTCGACTCGGGGAACTCTTGCGGAAACTGCTGACGTCCTGGGCTATACGCCTTCTGCCGTGTCTCAACAGTTGACTGCCTTAGAGCGCGAATGCGGCCACCATCTGCTTCAGAAACAAGGGCGCACGGTAAACCTCACGCCCAAGGCGCGGATCCTCGTCGAACATACGGAGAAGATCCTTCACGAGCTCGAACTCGCGCAAACGGCCCTGGAGTCCACCGACCAGACGCCCGCAGGGACCGTTCGGCTGGCCATTTTCCAGACCGCCGCCATGGCCCTGCTCACCGATACGCTCGAAGCCCTCTCCGGGCGCTACCCCGATCTAAGGGTCGAGGCCTTGCAACGCGAGCCGGAAGCGGCGTTGGAACACACGCACATGAGAGACGTCGATCTCGTGGTCGCGGAACAGTATCCCCACCATGCCGTGCGAGAGTTCCCTGAGCTGGACTCTCGCCCCCTCAACGAGGATCCGGTCATGCTCGCGGTCGCACCGGAATCCGACGTCTATTCGATCGCCGATGCCGCTCGGTCCCCGTGGGTCATGGAATCGAAGTCCAATGCGAGCAGAAGCTGGGCCGAGCACGTGTGCCGCACCGCAGGCTTCGAACCTCACGTCCGATTCGAATTCGACGACGTTCGAGCTCACATCGACCTCGTGGAATGCGGACTGGCCGTGGCGCTCCTTCCTGGCTTCGCCTGGGCCGGCTCGACGCCGCGCGTCAGACTCATCGAATTGCCCAATCTGCCTCACAGACATGTCTTCACGTCTGCTCGTCGAGACATGGCCCGTCGCCCCGCGATCGAGGCGGTTCGTCGCGCCCTGGAAGAGTCCGCCGCGAAGGTCAAGCTCCTATAG